A single Sporomusaceae bacterium DNA region contains:
- a CDS encoding ACT domain-containing protein: MSGLKSTFYLVREEILPEAIKKTIKVKELLKRGEARTINEAVEKTELSRSAYYKYKDYVFPFYEASKEKIVTLALLLEHKPGVLSRVLNTIANERGSVLTINQGIPLQGVANATISIETVELAIDLEALLDKLRMVDGVKRLEVLGQA; this comes from the coding sequence ATGTCCGGCCTTAAGTCGACATTTTACTTGGTGCGGGAAGAAATCCTGCCCGAAGCGATCAAGAAGACCATCAAAGTCAAAGAGCTCTTAAAACGCGGCGAAGCCCGCACTATCAACGAAGCTGTGGAAAAGACGGAGCTCAGCCGCAGCGCTTATTATAAATACAAAGACTACGTCTTCCCCTTTTACGAAGCCAGCAAGGAAAAAATCGTCACCCTTGCTCTGCTTTTAGAACACAAACCCGGCGTCCTGTCCCGCGTCCTCAACACCATTGCCAACGAACGGGGCAGCGTCCTTACAATCAACCAGGGCATCCCCCTCCAGGGCGTAGCCAACGCCACCATCTCCATCGAAACCGTCGAACTGGCCATCGACCTTGAGGCCCTCCTCGACAAACTCAGGATGGTAGACGGCGTCAAGCGCCTGGAAGTGCTGGGACAAGCTTAA
- a CDS encoding homoserine dehydrogenase, producing the protein MNANSHKDTINVGMLGLGTVGTGVAKILDANAHNIAQKVGSPVVLKKVLVRDAAKPRQIKLAGLTTDPAAVIDDPDIDIVVEVMGGEEPAKDYIIRALRAGKHVVTANKDVVARHGRDLFAAAEENNVDLLFEASVGGGIPIIRPLKQCLAGNRIRQVMGIVNGTTNYMLTKMTVDKSDYNAVLAEAQQKGYAEADPTADVGGFDAARKIAILASIAFGTRVTLDDVYVEGITGITPQDIEYAGEFGYVIKLLAIAGETECGVDVRVHPAFIAKTHPLASVNDVFNAIFVKGDAVGETMFYGRGAGEMPTASAVVADIIDVARDIKHGVASRVLCTCFDSKPICPIAQTEAPYYIRLLVEDKPGVLAAIAGAFGCQHVSLNSVVQKRKVGDWAEIVLITYRVSDANMRLALSTLGGMPVVNKISSVIRVVEE; encoded by the coding sequence ATGAATGCCAATTCGCACAAGGATACGATCAATGTAGGCATGCTCGGACTAGGCACCGTCGGCACCGGCGTAGCCAAGATCCTCGACGCCAACGCCCACAACATCGCCCAGAAAGTCGGTTCGCCCGTCGTCCTCAAAAAAGTTCTCGTCCGCGACGCTGCCAAACCTCGGCAGATCAAACTTGCCGGCCTCACCACCGACCCGGCCGCCGTCATTGACGACCCCGACATCGACATCGTCGTCGAAGTCATGGGTGGCGAGGAACCGGCCAAGGATTACATTATCCGCGCCCTCCGGGCCGGCAAACACGTCGTCACCGCCAACAAAGACGTAGTGGCCAGACACGGCCGCGACCTCTTCGCCGCAGCCGAGGAAAACAACGTCGACCTGCTCTTCGAAGCCAGCGTCGGCGGCGGCATCCCCATCATCCGGCCGCTCAAGCAGTGCCTGGCTGGCAACCGCATCAGGCAGGTCATGGGCATCGTTAACGGCACCACCAACTACATGCTCACAAAAATGACCGTCGACAAGAGCGACTATAACGCCGTCCTCGCCGAAGCCCAGCAAAAAGGCTACGCCGAGGCCGACCCCACCGCCGACGTCGGCGGCTTCGACGCCGCCCGCAAAATCGCCATCCTCGCCTCCATCGCCTTCGGCACCCGCGTCACCTTGGACGATGTCTACGTTGAAGGCATCACCGGCATCACCCCCCAGGACATCGAATACGCCGGCGAATTCGGCTATGTAATCAAGCTGCTGGCCATCGCCGGCGAAACCGAATGCGGCGTCGACGTCCGCGTCCACCCCGCCTTCATCGCCAAAACCCACCCGCTGGCCTCTGTCAACGACGTCTTCAACGCCATCTTCGTCAAAGGCGACGCCGTCGGCGAAACCATGTTCTATGGCCGGGGAGCGGGGGAGATGCCCACCGCCAGCGCCGTCGTCGCCGACATAATCGACGTCGCCCGCGACATCAAGCATGGTGTCGCCAGCCGCGTCCTCTGCACCTGTTTCGACAGCAAACCCATCTGTCCCATCGCCCAGACCGAAGCGCCCTACTACATCCGCCTGCTCGTCGAGGACAAACCCGGCGTACTTGCGGCTATCGCCGGCGCCTTCGGCTGCCAGCACGTCAGCCTCAACTCCGTAGTTCAGAAACGCAAGGTGGGAGACTGGGCGGAAATCGTCCTCATCACCTATCGCGTATCCGACGCCAACATGCGCCTCGCCCTCAGCACCCTCGGCGGCATGCCGGTCGTCAACAAAATCAGCAGCGTCATCAGAGTGGTCGAGGAATAA
- the thrB gene encoding homoserine kinase, whose product MESTITVRVPGTTANCGPGFDTVGIACTIYNDMTLTLSEQPGFTLAVTGEGAGAIPANERNIAYMAVSAVLKKVGVTSPGISITMHNNIPLARGLGSSAAAIVGGLVAANAATGGKLGNDELLAMATVLEGHPDNVAPAILGGITVSFTAGGVPQTLRFNPPEPLRLVVAVPDFGLSTKAARQVLPKAVPYADAVFNVSRAALLIGALCQGKLDFLRSALEDRLHQPYRAKLIPGMDEVLAAAVENGALGAALSGAGPCLIAFARREAAGAIGGAMVAAFARHGVKAKSLDLDIDGDGAKIIMVP is encoded by the coding sequence ATGGAATCGACAATCACGGTACGCGTGCCGGGAACGACAGCCAACTGCGGTCCCGGCTTTGATACGGTAGGCATCGCCTGCACCATCTACAACGACATGACCCTCACCCTCAGCGAACAGCCGGGCTTTACCCTCGCCGTCACCGGCGAAGGCGCCGGCGCCATCCCAGCCAACGAGCGCAACATCGCCTACATGGCCGTCAGCGCCGTTCTGAAGAAAGTCGGCGTCACCAGCCCGGGTATAAGCATAACAATGCACAACAACATCCCGCTGGCCCGTGGCCTCGGTTCGAGCGCCGCCGCCATCGTCGGCGGCCTGGTCGCCGCCAACGCCGCCACCGGCGGCAAACTCGGCAACGACGAACTGCTAGCCATGGCCACCGTACTCGAAGGCCACCCCGACAACGTCGCCCCGGCCATCTTAGGCGGCATCACCGTCAGCTTCACCGCCGGCGGCGTCCCGCAAACCCTCCGTTTCAACCCGCCCGAGCCGCTCAGGCTCGTCGTCGCCGTACCCGATTTCGGCCTCTCCACTAAAGCGGCCCGCCAGGTCTTGCCGAAAGCCGTCCCCTACGCCGACGCCGTCTTCAACGTCAGCCGCGCCGCTCTCCTTATCGGCGCCCTCTGCCAGGGCAAACTCGACTTCCTGCGCAGCGCCCTGGAAGACCGTCTGCACCAGCCCTACCGCGCCAAACTCATCCCCGGCATGGACGAAGTCCTCGCCGCCGCTGTCGAAAACGGCGCCCTCGGCGCAGCCCTCAGCGGCGCCGGCCCCTGCCTTATCGCTTTTGCCCGCCGCGAAGCCGCCGGCGCCATCGGCGGCGCCATGGTCGCCGCCTTTGCCCGCCACGGCGTGAAAGCCAAATCCCTCGACTTAGACATCGACGGCGACGGCGCAAAGATAATTATGGTGCCTTGA
- a CDS encoding aminotransferase class III-fold pyridoxal phosphate-dependent enzyme: protein MDKEKIIAETIEKYEQFINPAVARLFRFMGLATVEWQAEGDIIRDLDGKEYIDCLGGYGVFSLGHRHPKVVAAVKEQLDMMPLSSKVLFDKPLADLSAALAAITPGDLTYSFVVNSGAEAVEGALKLARIHTGRPKFVATAGAFHGKTLGALTATGRELFRSPFQPLMNGFSHVPFGDTLALDAAVDDETAAVILEPIQGEGGIIVPPDDYLPAARRICDRHGALLICDEVQTGLGRTGAMFAVDHHGVVPDVITTAKALGGGVMPIGAFTARPHLWDKYITAPFLHTTTFGGNPLACAAALAAIAVTKEEDLPARAAATGGYFLAALRRLAAAFPEVIREVRGRGLMIGLELTKEGIGGLLMSELIGRGILVAYTLNNPKVIRIEPPLAISRQHVDYVLDSFKQAVEAAQDMIEDL from the coding sequence GTGGATAAAGAAAAAATTATCGCCGAAACCATCGAAAAATACGAACAATTCATCAACCCGGCCGTCGCGCGGCTGTTCCGCTTCATGGGGCTCGCCACCGTCGAGTGGCAGGCCGAAGGCGACATCATCCGCGACCTGGACGGCAAGGAATACATCGACTGCCTGGGCGGCTACGGCGTATTCAGCCTTGGCCACCGGCACCCCAAAGTCGTCGCCGCCGTTAAAGAACAGCTCGACATGATGCCCCTCTCCAGCAAAGTGCTGTTTGACAAGCCGCTGGCCGACCTCAGCGCCGCCCTGGCGGCGATAACCCCCGGCGACCTCACCTACAGCTTCGTAGTCAACAGCGGCGCCGAGGCCGTCGAAGGCGCCCTAAAGCTCGCCCGCATCCATACCGGCCGGCCCAAGTTCGTCGCCACCGCCGGCGCCTTCCACGGCAAAACCCTCGGCGCCCTCACCGCCACCGGCCGCGAACTCTTCCGCTCGCCGTTTCAGCCGCTTATGAACGGCTTCAGCCACGTTCCCTTCGGCGACACCCTCGCCTTGGACGCGGCCGTCGACGACGAGACCGCCGCCGTAATCCTCGAACCCATCCAGGGCGAGGGCGGCATCATCGTACCCCCGGACGACTACCTGCCTGCCGCCAGGCGTATCTGCGACCGCCACGGCGCCCTCCTCATCTGCGACGAGGTCCAGACAGGCCTCGGCCGCACCGGCGCCATGTTCGCCGTCGACCACCACGGCGTCGTGCCCGACGTCATCACCACCGCCAAAGCCCTTGGCGGCGGCGTAATGCCCATCGGCGCCTTCACTGCCCGTCCGCACCTATGGGACAAATACATAACCGCCCCCTTTCTGCACACCACCACCTTCGGCGGCAACCCCCTGGCCTGCGCCGCCGCCCTTGCCGCCATCGCCGTCACAAAGGAAGAAGACCTGCCGGCGCGCGCCGCCGCAACCGGCGGCTACTTCCTCGCCGCCCTCCGCCGCCTGGCTGCCGCCTTTCCCGAAGTAATCCGCGAAGTCCGCGGACGCGGCCTCATGATCGGCCTCGAACTCACCAAAGAAGGCATCGGCGGCCTGCTCATGTCCGAATTGATAGGCCGCGGCATCCTCGTCGCCTACACCCTCAACAACCCCAAAGTCATCCGCATCGAGCCGCCGCTCGCCATCAGCCGACAACACGTCGACTATGTCCTGGACTCTTTCAAACAGGCGGTCGAAGCCGCCCAGGACATGATAGAGGATCTATAA
- a CDS encoding aromatase/cyclase: MPYVEVSLPVNASREAIYPILKEMEKYPDFMADLVSVEVIERAANTTVTKWVSNVDGRIIKWTERDTFDDANCHIAYEQIAGDLKKFSGEWILTPVEGGATEIKLTVDFEFGIPMIAGLLNPILKKKVKTNSENMLKAIKDRLERP, encoded by the coding sequence ATGCCGTACGTTGAAGTATCTCTGCCCGTAAACGCCAGCCGCGAAGCCATTTATCCCATCCTCAAGGAAATGGAAAAATACCCCGACTTCATGGCCGACCTCGTCAGCGTCGAAGTCATCGAACGCGCCGCCAACACCACCGTCACCAAATGGGTCTCCAACGTCGACGGCCGCATCATCAAATGGACCGAACGCGACACCTTCGACGACGCCAACTGCCACATCGCCTACGAGCAAATCGCCGGCGACCTCAAAAAGTTCTCAGGCGAGTGGATCCTCACCCCTGTCGAGGGCGGCGCCACCGAAATAAAACTCACCGTCGACTTCGAATTCGGCATCCCGATGATTGCGGGCCTGCTAAACCCCATCCTGAAGAAGAAAGTGAAGACCAACAGCGAAAATATGCTCAAAGCGATAAAAGACCGTTTGGAACGGCCGTAA